The Winslowiella toletana region CTGACCCGGCTGCCTAACCGCATCCTGCTGGAGGACAGGCTTGACCAGGCCATCAATAAAGCCACGCGCGAAAAATCGCAGTTCGCTCTGATGTTTATGGATCTTGACGGCTTTAAAGCGGTGAACGATGCTTTTGGCCATCATATCGGCGACAATTTACTGATTGCCGTTACTGAACGTATGACCGAAAAAATGCAGGGGCACCATACGCTGGCCCGCCTTGGCGGCGATGAGTTCGTGCTGTTGATTGAAATCGACGATCCTAATGATGCGGCAACGGTGGCCGCGGAGCTGGTCAGGTCAATCGATGCTCCTTTTGAGATTTCACGCTATGAACTGGTGGTGTCATTAAGCATTGGCATCGCCGTCTATCCGGATGACGGCGTCGATGAGCGGGAGCTGCTGTTTAACGCTGATGCCGCGATGTATCACACGAAAAACAATGGCCGTAATGGCTATAACTTTTTTCAGCCGTCGATGAACACCATTGCGCAGAATCAGCTTCAACTCATTAACGATCTTTGGCTGGCGCAGGATCACCATCAGCTGCAACTGTTTTATCAGCCGAAGTATTGCGCGCCCCAGGGGCCGATTCTTGGTTTCGAAGCCCTGCTGCGCTGGCAGCATCCGGAGCGAGGTCTGCTGTCCCCGGATATCTTTTTACCGCTGGCGGAAAAGACCGGTTTAATCGTCAGTATCGGTAACTGGGTAATTAACGAAGCCCTGCGCCAGCTGCGCGTCTGGCATTTACAAGGCCATGATGACTGGTCGGTGGCGGTAAACTTGTCGGCATTACAATTTGAGCAGAGTAGCCTGATCGAAACGGTGGTGCAGGCGCTGGATCGCCATCAGATTCCAGCGGAGCTACTGACGCTGGAAGTGACTGAAACCACCGCGATGCGCGATCCGGATGAGAGCGTGCGTATCCTGACGGAGTTAACCCGCCTCGGAGTAAAAGCATCGATTGACGATTTCGGCACTGGCTATTCGAGCCTGTTATATCTCAAACGCTTACCCGCCAGCGAGTTGAAAATCGACCGGGCATTTGTTAACGAATTACAGTCTGAAACCGAAGATGCCACCATCGTCTCGGCGATTGTGGCACTGGCACAGTCGCTGAATCTGAAAGTGGTGGCAGAAGGCGTTGAAACCGAGGAGCAGCAGGCGTTTCTGACGGGCCTCGGCTGCAACACACTGCAGGGCTATCTGTTGGGTCGACCGGTTCCGGCAGAAAAAGTCAGTGAACTTAAAAATTACACTGGCGTGCCGGAGTAATTTTGCCAGAGGCGGCAAAATCGCCGCCTCTGCGCGCGGGGTTATACGGTTACCGGCAGCGGTGTATGACGCGCCTGATACTGGCGTAACAGGCGTCTGATAAGCAGGGTCCCCACCAGCCCACACAGCGCCGCCACGGTCAGCCAGACGCCAGGCATCGCCTTATCGCCGGTTACGTGGATCAGGTAGCTGGATATCGCCGGAGTAAAGCCGCCAAACAGCGCGGTCGCCAGGCTGTAGGCCATCGAAAATCCGGTGGCACGCACTTCAGCCGGCATCACCTCTGCCAGATAAACCACCATCGCACCGTTATAGCTGGCGTAGAGAAACGACAGCCACAGTTCAGCTTCCAGCAGGTGAGCAAAGCTTGGCGATCCCACCAGCCAGTGCAATACCGGCCAGGCGGTGACGATCATTAACAGGCTGAACACAATCAACAGCGGACGACGCCCAACCCGGTCCGATAACGCCCCCATTACTGGCAGCCAGAACAGGTTCGACAGACCGATAAACAGCGTTACCAGAAAACTTTGCTTGTCGCTCATCATCAGCACGGTCTTACCGAAGGTCGGGGTAAAAGCGGTAATCATGTAGAACATTACCGTGGTGGTAACCACCATCAGCATTCCGGCCAGCACCAGCGCCCAGTTACTGGCAACCGATCGCATGATTTCGCTCATTTTGGGATGATGCTTGCGCTGGCTGAATGCTTCGGTTTCTTCCAGCATGCGACGGATCCAGAACAGGAACGGCACAATCATACATCCCACCACAAATGGAATACGCCAGCCCCATTCGGTAACCTCGCCTTTATCCAGCAGATGGTTCAGCAACAAGCCCAGCAGCGCGGCGAAGATAACCGCTACCTGCTGGCTACCAGACTGCCAGCTGACGTAAAACCCTTTGCGCCCTTTCGGAGCCACTTCCGACAGGTAAACTGATACACCGCCCAGCTCAACGCCCGCTGAAAAGCCCTGCAATAAACGCCCCAACAAAATCAGAATTGGCGCTGCCGCGCCCAGAGTGCTGTAACCCGGCACACAGGCGATGGTAAGTGTACCCACTGCCATCAGGCACAGCGTCAACAGCAGGCCCTTGCGACGACCGTACTGATCAATATAGGCACCAAGAATGATCGCCCCAAGCGGACGCATCAGGAATCCGGCACCAAACGTCATTAGCGTCAGCATCAGTGAAGCGAATGGGTCATCACCGGGGAAAAAGGTTTTAGCAATAGCGGTGGCATAATAGCCAAACACCATAAAATCGTACATTTCCAGAAAGTTACCGCTGGTAACGCTAAAAATGGTTTTTGCAGCGCTCTTGGGCCGCCTTGACATTGCAGCAGTGGGGTTCATACAGGCTTCCTTATGTTTTTCTTCGTTTTTATCCTGCAAGGCCAGGTTTTAATGTGACCTTCTTCACCATTCCAGTTTACAAAGTAAACCGATTGGTAACGAAAAATTAACAAAAGGAATTAGCCAGAAGATTGTACTGATAAGAGGGGGTTTGAGGGGATTTACGCAGTAATGAGCAACTTGAGGTTTTTTCTGTAGCGGTGGCATCTTCCGCCATCCGCGCCGAAAAATGCTGTCCGGACGGGAGCCGAAAACGGCTCCCGTAAAATCACAGGCGTGACAGAAGGCTATTTAGCGACGGTTTCCATACCCATTAAACCAATCTTCAGATAGCCAGCCTGTCGCAGGGAGTCCATTACGCCCATCAGCGTTTCGTAATCAACACTCTTATCTGCCTGGAAGAAAATAGTGGTGTCTTTCTTCCCTTCAGTCTGCGCATTAAGCACGTTGACCAGATTCTCAGTATTTACCGCTTCGTTGCCAATAAACAGCTGTTTGTCTGCTTTAATCGACAGATAAACCGGCTTTTCCGGGCGCGGTTGCGGGGTACTGGTTGAAGCAGGCAGATTAACGCGGACATCCACTGTCGCCAGCGGAGCGGCAACCATAAAGATGATCAGCAAAACCAGCATCACGTCGATAAACGGCGTGACGTTGATTTCATGCATTTCACCATTGCTGTCGAGATCTTCGTTTAATCGCATCGCCATGATAGTTAACCTAACCGCAGCTTATGGGCTGCCGCCGTGCGGTGCGCATCAGCGCTGTTTGCCAGATCGAGATCGCGGCTCTGCAACAGCAACACCTGTGCCGCTACGTCGCCAAGTGAAGCTTTGTAGTTGGCAATCATACGCGCAAACACGTTATAGATGACGACCGCTGGAATCGCCGCAACCAGACCAATTGCCGTTGCCAGTAGGGCTTCAGCAATACCCGGAGCAACCACTGCCAGGTTGGTAGTCTGCGTCTTCGCAATGCCGATAAAGCTGTTCATGATACCCCAAACGGTACCGAACAGGCCGACGAAGGGTGCAATTGCACCGATGGTTGCCAGGAAGCCGTTACCACGCCCGGCATGACGGCTGAATGCGGCGACGCGGCGCTCCAGACGGAATCCGGTGCGATCTTTAATACCGTCGTTATCGTCAGAACCGGCAGAAAGCTCCAGCTCATTGCGTGCTTCATTAAGCAGCTGAGTACTGAGGCTGCCAGCGTTGAAATTTTTGCAGGTTTCTACCGCTTCGTTCAATGAACGAACCGTTGCCAGTGCCTGCTGCTCACGCTTCAGGCGGCGTTTAGCTGACAGCAGTTCCACACTCTTACTGAAGAAGATTGCCCAGGTGATGACGGATGCACACAGCAGTCCAATCATTACCGCTTTCACTACGATGTCAGCATGTGCATACATGCCCCAAACAGAGAGATCTGTTTGCATCAAATTACTGGTCACCACGCTGTATCTCCAACCTCAATAAACCACATTCGGAAATCAAGCGCAGATCATATCAAATTAGCGCTGAATTGATAGTAGTTCTCATTACTATTTACATTTTGACACCGCTGATTTCAGCCTGCGCTACCTCAGACTAACGAAGAGATACCATCCACATCACATTTTTGAAATGATGTTTTATAAATTAGCGAATGTCATTTCAAAATATTACAAAACTGTGAGTCGCTTCACCGCTACTGGTTAATTTTAACGCTACTTTTTAGCCACATTATTCTAACAACGACCTGACCTCTGGAGCCTGAGATGAACCTAACCCGAACTTTACTCAGCATGTGTTTGCTTGGTGCAGCGGTGACTTGTGTGCAAGCCGCCACCCTTCGTGCCGCCGATGTCCACCCAAAAGGCTACCCGAACGTGGTTGCGGTGGAACATATGGGTGAAAAGCTGGCGGCGGCCACCGACGATCGGCTGGAAATTAAAGTGTTTCCCAGCGGCGTGATGGGCGATGAGAAACAGATGATCGAGCAGGCTCAACTGGGAGCCATCGATATGATCCGCGTTTCGATGGCTCCGGTAGCGGCCATTCTGCCGGAAATCGAAGTCTTTACCCTGCCCTATGTGTTCCGCGATGAGGATCATCTGCACAAGGTACTGGATGGAGAAATCGGCCAGCAGATCGGCGATAAAATCACCGGCAGCGCCAACTCCCGCCTGGTGTTTCTCGGCTGGATGGATGGCGGCACGCGCAATTTGATCACCAAGCAGCCGGTGCTGACGCCGGAAGAGCTACACGGGATGAAAATCCGCGTGCAGGGCAGCCCGGTGGCTATCAATACGCTGAAAGCAATGGGTGCCAATGCGGTGCCAATGGGCGTCAGTGAGGTATTCAGCGGCATGCAAACCGGCGTCATCGATGGCACGGAGAATAATCCCCCTACCTTTATCGCCCATAACTACCTGCCGGTGGTGAAAAATTACACCCTCAGCGGCCACTTTATTATTCCTGAGCTGTTTCTCTACTCAAAGGTGAAGTGGGACAAACTGAGTAAAGAGGATCAGCAGCTGATTACCAAACTGGCAAAAGAAGCGCAGGCTGAGCAGCGTCAGCTGTGGGCAACCTACAATCAGCAGTCGATCGATAAGATGACAGCAGGCGGCGTTAAGTTTCATGACATCGACAAAACCGCCTGGATCGAAGCCACCAAACCGATTCGCGATAAATATGCCGCTCAGCATCAGCAACTGATGCAGGCGATTGCCGACGTTCAATAATCAGGAGCCGACCATGACGAATAAATGTCATAACCTGATGGACTGGCTCTACCTGGCAGGAATGGTGGTCTCCGGCATTGCACTGCTGGTGATGACGCTGGTCGTCCCCTTCGCCATCTTTATGCGCTACGTAATGAATGATGGCTCCTCATGGCCGGAGCCGCTGGCGATTATGTGCATGGTGACCTTCACCTTTGTCGGCGCAGCAGTCAGCTACCGTGCCGGTTCTCATATCGCGGTTTCAATGCTGACCGATCGCTTACCTGAGGGTTTACGCCTGCTGGCCTCACGCATTGCCGATCTGCTGATGCTGGTGATCTGCGGCTTTATTCTCTGGTACAGCGCACAGCTTTGTATACAGCTGTGGTATCAGCCCATCGCCGAATTTCCGATGATAACCGCCGGACACAGCTATTTGCCGGTGCCGATTGGTGCTGCGCTGACGCTGATGTTTGTGCTGGAACGGCTGGCATTTGGTTCGCAAGAAAATCGCCCGGTTGTGATTATGGGTAACACCTGAGAGGTCATCATGGACGCATTAGTATTGCTGTTGACGTTGGGCGTGCTGCTGGCGGTAGGCATGCCGGTGGCCTACGCGGTGGGATTAAGCGCGCTGGTTGGCGCCTGGTGGATCGATCTGCCGTTAGAAGCACTGATGATTCAAATGACCAACGGGGTGAATAAGTTTTCGCTGCTGGCGATCCCGTTTTTCATACTCGCTGGCGCAATTATGGCCGAGGGCGGTATTGCCCGACGACTGGTCAATTTCGCCTATGTCTTTGTCGGTTTTATTCGCGGCGGCTTATCGCTGGTGAATATCGTCGCCTCAACCTTTTTTGGCGCCATATCCGGATCGTCGGTGGCAGATACCGCCTCGATCGGTTCGGTAATGATCCCGGAGATGGATAAGAAGGGCTACCCGCGCGACTATGCCGCTGCGGTTACCGCCAGTGGATCGGTGCAGGCGATCCTGATTCCACCCAGTCATAACTCGGTGATTTATTCGCTGGCGGCAGGCGGCACGGTGTCGATTGCCGCGCTGTTTATCGCCGGAGTGCTGCCCGGCCTGCTGCTCGGCTTGACGCTGATGGTGATGTGCATCGCCTTTGCGCACAAACGCTCTTACCCGAAGGGTGAACGCGTTCCTTTTAAGCAGGCGCTGAAAATTCTGCTCGATGCGCTGTGGGGGCTGATGACGGTAGTGATTATCCTCGGCGGAATTCTTACCGGGGTATTTACCGCCACCGAATCGGCGTCAATCGCCTGTCTCTGGGCGTTTTTCGTCACCATGTTTATCTATCGTGACTACAAATGGCGTGAGCTGCCGAAACTGATGTGCCGCACGGTAAAGACCGTCACTATCGTCATGATTCTGATCGGCTTTGCCGCCTCGTTTGGTGCGGTAATGACCTGGATGCAGCTGCCGGATCGTATCACCAGTTTCTTCACCGGCATCTCTGACAACAAGTATGTCATTCTGATGTGCATCAATATCATGCTGCTGCTGATCGGCACCCTGATGGATATGGCACCGATCATTCTGATCTTAACTCCGGTACTGCTGCCGGTGACCAATGCGCTCGGCATCGATCCGGTCCATTTCGGCATGATAATGATGGTCAACCTCGGCATCGGTCTGATTACCCCACCGGTAGGTTCCGTGCTGTTTGTTGCCAGTGCGGTGAGCAAGCAAAAAATAGAGCAGGTGGTGCGTGCCATGCTGCCATTCTATGGCGCACTGTTTTTGGTCCTGATGATGATCACTTACATTCCGGCCATCTCACTGTGGCTACCGCGACTGGTTGGCGTGATGGGAGAATAGACTGTCGCCCGGGCATCTCGCCCGGGCGCACGGTGATTATCTGTTTTCGTTATAAACCCGCCGGGCTAATCATGTTAAGTTGTTATTTATCTTATGGGGTTAGCAGGACGCGTTAGGTATGACGACGAAGAAAATTGAAACCACCTTGATCGCTGCCGGTCGGGCTAAAAAATTCACTCAGGGTTCCGTAAACAGCGTAATTCAGCGCGCCTCTTCACTGGTTTTCGATACCGTTGCGGATAAAAAGCGCGCCACCGCCGGACGAGCCAGCGGAGAACTGTTCTATGGCCGACGCGGTACGCTGACGCACTTCTCACTACAGGAAGCGATGACCGAGCTGGAAGGTGGCGCAGGCTGTGCGCTCTATCCTTGCGGCGCAGCTGCGGTGGCAAACGCCATTCTGGCCTTTGTCGCAGCAGGTGATAACGTGCTGATGAGCGGCTCAGTGTATGAACCGACGCAGGACTTCTGTACCAAAATCCTCAGCAAAATGAATGTCTCGACCCGCTGGTTTGATCACAGTATCGGTGCTGAAATCGCCGAACTGGTACAGCCGAATACCAAAGTAGTGTTTCTCGAGTCGCCCGGCTCGATCACCATGGAAGTGCAGGATGTTCCGGCGATTGTCGCCGCGGTGCGCAGCAAAGCGCCCGAGGCGATTATCATGCTGGATAATACCTGGGGAGCCGGAATACTGTTTCGTGCGCTTGATTTCGGCGTCGATATTTCGATTCAGGCAGGCACCAAATATCTGATTGGTCACTCCGACGCGATGATTGGCACGGCGGTGGCTAATGAGCGCTGCTGGCCGCAGCTGCGGGAGAACTCCTATCTGATGGGTCAGATGGTCGATGCCGACACCGCCTATATGACCAGCCGGGGCTTACGTACGCTGGCGGTCCGCCTGCGTCAGCATGAAGAGAGCAGTATCCGCATCGCCAACTGGCTGGCTGAACGCCCGGAAGTGGCGGTGGTGAACCATCCAGCGCTGCCGCAATGCAAAGGCCATCAGTTCTGGAAACGTGATTTCAGCGGCAGCAGCGGACTGTTCTCTTTTGTGTTAAAGCAAAAGTTAACGCCGCAGCAGCTGGCAGACTATCTCGATCATTTCGAGCATTTCAGTATGGCCTACTCCTGGGGCGGCTATGAATCACTGATTCTGGCGAATCAGCCGGAAGAGCTGGCAGAAATCCGCCCTGTCGCTGGCGTTGACTTTAGCGGTACACTGGTACGCTTGCATATTGGACTGGAAAACGTTGAGGATTTGCTCGACGATCTGGCCGCCGGATTTAAGCGTATTAGCGAATAATGACTGTCTGGCGAGAGAAATCTTAATCAAGATTCAACAATCCGGTATCTTCGCGCCACAGATCAAGATGCCGCTTGCCTTTTGCGGCTACAATAAACTAAGTAGCCGTAGTTAACAGGATAAAACATGGGTGTTTTACATGAGATTGTGCAGGCGCTCTGGCATCAGGACTTTGCTGCGCTGGCCAATCCGGATGTTGTCTGGATTGTTTATGGGGTGATGTTTATTACCCTGTTTCTTGAAAATGGTTTATTACCTGCCTCATTTTTACCCGGTGACAGCCTGTTATTGCTGGCCGGTGCCATGGTAGCGAAAGGGGTAATGGACTTTGTGCCGACCATGGTGATTCTGACCACCGCCGCCAGTCTGGGCTGCTGGTTAAGTTATTTGCAAGGCCGCTGGCTGGGAAATACTCAACTGGTGAAAAGCTGGCTGATGCATCTGCCGGCGCAATATCACCAGCGCGCCTGGCATATGTTTAACCGTCACGGATTGCTGGCGCTGCTGGTAGGCCGCTTTCTCGCCTTTGTGCGTACGCTGCTGCCAACCATGGCGGGGATTTCTGGCCTGAAAAACGGTCGCTTTCAGTTTTTTAACTGGCTGAGCGGCTTGCTGTGGGTCACAATTGTGGTGGCTTTCGGCTATGGCATCAGCCAGGTGCCATTTATTAAACGCCATGAAGACCAGGTGATGGCGATCCTGATCATTCTGCCTGTGGCCCTGCTGTTTATCGGTCTGATTGGCAGCATTGTGATGATCTGGAAACATAAACATAAAAAACAGCGGGCCTGAGCAATTCAGCCCGCTCGCCGACGCCTCTTCAGGAGGCGCGCATTCTTGAAATTTCCTCTCCCGGCGTCACACCAAAAAAGCGCTTAAACTCGCGTGAAAACTGAGAGGCACTCTCGTAGCCCACTTTCATTGCCGCCACACTGGCCTTCAGGCCGTCGTGTAGCATCATCATACGCGCCTGATGCAGTCGGTAGCTTTTCAGGTACTGTAACGGCGAAGTACTGGTAACCGCCTTAAAGTTATGGTGAAAAGCTGACACGCTCATATTCACCTCAGCCGCCAGCAGATCGACACTGAGATTCTCGGTGTAATGATGTTCAATTCGGCGCAGTGAACGGACAATCTGGCTGAACTGCGTCTGACGACTAATCAGCGCCAGCAGTGCGCCACCACACGGCCCCAGCAGTACGTGATAGAGAATTTCGCGCACAATTTGCCGCCCAAGCACCCGCGCATCACGTGGATTGGACATCACATCCAACAGCCGCTCACAGGCGCACAGCATCTCTTCGGTCAGTAACGACGACTGAATACCGCGCGTTTGCGGCTGCGGCTGAAAACTATCGTCATCGCCAATATCGATTAGCAGATCCTGCAATGTCAGGCTATCGACACTGAGTGAGATTCCCGCCAGCGGCGCTTCGGCAGTAGCGAAAGTCTCGCACTCAAACGGCAACGGCACCGTCAGCATCAGATACTGGCTGGCATCATAATGAAACACGCTGGTGCCAAGATAACCGGTCTTTTGCCCCTGAAATAAGATGATGATGCCGGGCTTATACATCACTGGCGTCCGCGCACAGGGGGCATTGGCGTAGAGTAGCTTGATATCCGGCACCGAGGCCAGTGAGGCTTTGCCATCGGTCATTAACGTCACCACCTGCTGCGCCAGACGGCGACAAATTGCGTCACGATCCATAATCTCATTCTCTGTAACTTTTTGATGCGAGGAATAGTGCACTGCCACTGCGCAATTCTCCAGTGAATTGTAGAAACAGGCAAGATTAAGGCAGAATTGAGCATTGTGAGTTCAGCGCTGAATCCCGACAATAGTTATCACGTTACACCAGATAACCCCTATATAAGGCGAATAATGATGAACAACTTTACTCTTCATACCCCAACCCGCATCCTTTTCGGTCAGGGCCAGATTGCACATTTAAGCAAAGAAATTCCCGTCGGCAGCAAAGTGCTGATTACCTTTGGCGGCGGCAGCGTTAAAAAAACCGGCGTAATGGATCAGGTCTACAGCGCGCTGAAAGATTTCGACGTGCAGGAGTTCGGCGGTATTGAGCCGAACCCATCTTATGAAACGCTGATGAAAGCCGTTGAAGTGGTTAAAGCGCAAAAAATCGATTTTCTGCTGGCAGTTGGCGGCGGTTCGGTGCTGGATGGCACCAAGTTTATTGCCGCCGCGGCGTTCTACGGCGAAGAACCCTGGAACATTCTGAAAACACGTGGGGCTGATATCCAACAGGCGCTGCCGATGGGATCAGTGCTGACGCTGCCTGCTACCGGTTCAGAATCCAACAGCGGTGCGGTGATTACCCGTCGCGCCACTGGCGACAAGCAGGCTTTCAGCTCTCCGTTCGTACAGCCGCTGTTTGCCGTACTGGACCCGGTGTACACCTACACCCTGCCAGAACGTCAGATTGCTAACGGCGTGGTCGATGCTTTTGTTCATACCATTGAGCAGTATCTGACTTATCCGGTTGATGCCAAAGTGCAGGATCGCTTTGCCGAAGGCCTGCTACTGACGTTGATTGAAGAGGGTCCAAAAGCGCTGAAAGAACCCGAAAACTATGCGGTTCGTGCCAATGTGATGTGGAGTGCCACCATGGCGCTGAACGGCCTGATTGGTGCTGGCGTCCCGCAGGACTGGGCCACCCACATGCTCGGCCATGAACTGACCGCGATGCACGGCATCGACCACGCGCAAACGCTGGCTATCGTATTGCCATCACTGATGAACATCAAGCGTGAGCAAAAACGTGGCAAGCTGCTGCAATATGCTGAACGCGTCTGGGGCTTTAAAGAAGGCAATGAAGAGCAGCGCATTGACCTGGCAATTACCGCCACTCGTGAGTTCTTCGAAGCCATGGGTATTCCGACCCGCATGAAGGATTATCAGCTGGATGGCAGTTCCATTCCGGCCCTGCTGGCGAAGCTCGAAGAGAAAGGACTGACACAACTGGGTGAGCACAAAGACATTACGCTTGAGGTCAGTCGTCAGATCTTCGAAGACGCGCGTTAATCATTAATGCCATTTATTGACTAGACTCTACTGTTAAAAACCGGTGCCGCTGGCACCGGCTAACTCGCCAGAAAGGAGATGTTATGGTAGATCAACCGATAATTAAGCTGCGTGATGGCAATATGATGCCGCAACTCGGACTCGGCGTCTGGCAGGCCAGCATTGAGGATGCGCGCAATGCCGCGCTGAAGGCACTGGACGTCGGCTATCGTTCCATTGATACCGCGGCTATCTACAAGAATGAAGAAGCTATCGGGCAGGCATTACAGGAGACTGACGTCGCACGCGACGAGATCTTTATTACCACGAAACTGTGGAATGACGATCAGCTGAATGCCGATAAAGCGATTGAAACCAGCCTGAAAAAACTGCAGCTGGAGAGTGTCGATCTCTATCTGATGCACTGGCCTTGTCCGGATAATGACAATTATGTCGACGCCTGGAAAGCCATGATCGAGCTGCAAAAGCAAGGGCTGACCAAAAGTATTGGTGTCTGTAACTTTAATCAGCCGCACCTGAAACGCCTGATTGATGAAACCGGCGTTACGCCAGTTGTGAATCAGATTGAACTGC contains the following coding sequences:
- a CDS encoding AraC family transcriptional regulator, translating into MDRDAICRRLAQQVVTLMTDGKASLASVPDIKLLYANAPCARTPVMYKPGIIILFQGQKTGYLGTSVFHYDASQYLMLTVPLPFECETFATAEAPLAGISLSVDSLTLQDLLIDIGDDDSFQPQPQTRGIQSSLLTEEMLCACERLLDVMSNPRDARVLGRQIVREILYHVLLGPCGGALLALISRQTQFSQIVRSLRRIEHHYTENLSVDLLAAEVNMSVSAFHHNFKAVTSTSPLQYLKSYRLHQARMMMLHDGLKASVAAMKVGYESASQFSREFKRFFGVTPGEEISRMRAS
- the yqhD gene encoding alcohol dehydrogenase gives rise to the protein MNNFTLHTPTRILFGQGQIAHLSKEIPVGSKVLITFGGGSVKKTGVMDQVYSALKDFDVQEFGGIEPNPSYETLMKAVEVVKAQKIDFLLAVGGGSVLDGTKFIAAAAFYGEEPWNILKTRGADIQQALPMGSVLTLPATGSESNSGAVITRRATGDKQAFSSPFVQPLFAVLDPVYTYTLPERQIANGVVDAFVHTIEQYLTYPVDAKVQDRFAEGLLLTLIEEGPKALKEPENYAVRANVMWSATMALNGLIGAGVPQDWATHMLGHELTAMHGIDHAQTLAIVLPSLMNIKREQKRGKLLQYAERVWGFKEGNEEQRIDLAITATREFFEAMGIPTRMKDYQLDGSSIPALLAKLEEKGLTQLGEHKDITLEVSRQIFEDAR
- the dkgA gene encoding 2,5-didehydrogluconate reductase DkgA produces the protein MVDQPIIKLRDGNMMPQLGLGVWQASIEDARNAALKALDVGYRSIDTAAIYKNEEAIGQALQETDVARDEIFITTKLWNDDQLNADKAIETSLKKLQLESVDLYLMHWPCPDNDNYVDAWKAMIELQKQGLTKSIGVCNFNQPHLKRLIDETGVTPVVNQIELHPMLQQRELHAWNALHQIQTESWSPLAQGGKGVFDQEIIKKLAKKYGKTAAQIVIRWHLDSGLVVIPKSVTPARIEENFKVFDFRLEKPEISEIAKLDQGNRLGPNPDELN